A region of Toxorhynchites rutilus septentrionalis strain SRP chromosome 1, ASM2978413v1, whole genome shotgun sequence DNA encodes the following proteins:
- the LOC129779101 gene encoding vesicle transport protein SEC20 produces the protein MDSQKYTVSSVRQDIIDNNLHVKAIIQDILAFRGTIAELDTLNEAGRAKLAALRKCIERLDDWARDEGDQDVYKEVDQHREQFSRTLQAFRKANISTMLEIEKQQKEELFELSPDNELRQRFPSGVAAAGKSNRSSLLSQQESVTDRMRSISQQLSDTTQKSAATLETLIYSSTSVEGTRDELLNTAGTISQSGKLLKKYGRRECTDKILLFFAFAFFLACVFYIVQKRLF, from the exons ATGGACTCCCAAAAATATACAGTTTCGTCCGTCCGACAGGATATCATCGATAACAATTTACATGTTAAAGCTATTATACAG GATATTTTAGCATTCCGTGGTACAATTGCGGAACTTGACACATTGAACGAGGCAGGACGAGCCAAATTAGCTGCACTTAGAAAATGTATCGAACGATTGGATGATTGGGCCCGCGACGAGGGTGATCAAGATGTGTATAAGGAAGTCGATCAGCACAGAGAACAATTCTCAAG AACTCTCCAGGCATTCCGCAAAGCAAACATATCCACTATGCTGGAGATCGAGAAGCAACAGAAGGAAGAACTATTTGAGCTTAGTCCAGACAATGAACTGCGCCAACGGTTTCCATCCGGGGTGGCGGCGGCTGGTAAATCGAACCGCTCTTCACTTTTATCGCAGCAGGAGAGTGTCACCGATCGAATGCGCTCGATATCCCAACAGCTATCGGATACAACGCAGAAAAGTGCTGCCACGCTTGAAACGCTTATATACTCTAGCACCAGTGTGGAAGGAACCCGCGATGAGCTGCTGAACACCGCCGGGACCATTTCCCAATCGGGGAAACTGTTGAAGAAGTACGGCCGGCGAGAGTGCACCGACAAGATTCTACTATTTTTTGCATTTGCTTTTTTTCTGGCTTGCGTGTTCTATATCGTGCAGAAAAGACTATTCTAG